A genomic stretch from Balaenoptera musculus isolate JJ_BM4_2016_0621 chromosome 9, mBalMus1.pri.v3, whole genome shotgun sequence includes:
- the LOC118901130 gene encoding ADP-ribosylation factor-like protein 6-interacting protein 1, with the protein MAEGDNRSTNLLAAETASLEEQLQGWGEVMLMADKVLRWERAWFPPAIMGVVSLVFLTIYYLDPSVLSGVSCFVMFLCLADYLVPILAPRIFGSNKWTTEQQQWFHEICSNLVKTRRRAVGWWKRLFTLKEEKPKTYLMTMIISLAVVAWVGQQVHNICLSYLIVTFLLLLPGLNQHGIISKYMGMAKRERNKLLKQKEKKNESCICFIQCD; encoded by the coding sequence ATGGCAGAAGGAGATAATCGCAGCACCAACCTGCTGGCCGCAGAGACTGCAAGTCTGGAAGAGCAGCTTCAAGGATGGGGAGAAGTGATGCTAATGGCAGATAAAGTCCTCCGATGGGAAAGAGCCTGGTTTCCACCTGCCATCATGGGTGTGGTTTCTTTGGTGTTTCTGACTATCTACTATCTAGATCCATCTGTTCTGTCAGGTGTttcctgttttgttatgtttctgTGCTTGGCTGACTACCTTGTTCCCATTCTAGCACCTAGAATTTTTGGCTCCAATAAATGGACCACTGAGCAACAGCAGTGGTTCCATGAAATTTGCAGCAATCTAGTAAAAACTCGACGCAGAGCTGTGGGCTGGTGGAAACGCCTCTTTACGCTAAAGGAAGAAAAGCCTAAAACGTACTTAATGACCATGATCATTTCTCTTGCTGTGGTTGCTTGGGTGGGACAGCAAGTCCACAACATCTGTCTCTCCTACCTGATAGTGACTTTCTTACTCTTGCTTCCTGGACTAAACCAACACGGAATCATTTCGAAGTACATGGGAATggccaaaagagagagaaacaagcttctcaaacaaaaagaaaagaaaaatgaatcatgCATCTGCTTTATTCAGTGTGATTAA